One Candidatus Binatia bacterium genomic window carries:
- a CDS encoding OmpA family protein, with translation MRSRALLTVVLVGAVVWQGCAAQRTFNKPWGKGTWIPAALCGVAGAGAGVGIQEARRGTSTAVVRDAEGNVVSFKRVKDDADYWKGALIGAVVGAAVCGLLGHYFLDEEIVPPPPPPPPPPTPSPEELPPPWARRLVLRGVNFDFNKSDIRPDSRPVLDEAAEILRANPEVRISIEGHTDAIGTDAYNEKLSVRRAEAVFRYLVNRGVAPERMEVVGYGESRPVADNSTEEGRAQNRRVELHIISPAAPPAEPAAEPPAEVPATEGAPVPKPSPTPPAEPPSAPAEPSSP, from the coding sequence ATGAGATCGCGGGCATTGCTGACGGTTGTGTTGGTTGGTGCTGTTGTGTGGCAAGGCTGCGCAGCACAACGCACATTCAACAAGCCTTGGGGCAAGGGGACTTGGATCCCTGCAGCTCTGTGCGGCGTTGCGGGGGCGGGAGCGGGCGTAGGCATTCAAGAAGCACGGCGCGGCACGTCCACCGCCGTGGTGCGGGACGCCGAAGGGAATGTCGTCTCGTTCAAACGCGTAAAAGACGATGCTGACTATTGGAAAGGGGCGCTGATTGGTGCCGTGGTCGGAGCTGCCGTGTGTGGCTTGCTCGGGCATTACTTCCTAGACGAGGAAATCGTACCGCCACCTCCACCGCCACCGCCTCCCCCAACACCGTCACCAGAAGAGCTGCCCCCGCCTTGGGCCCGACGACTGGTGCTGCGCGGCGTGAACTTCGACTTCAACAAGAGCGATATCCGACCTGACTCGCGTCCGGTGTTGGACGAGGCCGCGGAAATCCTCCGAGCGAACCCTGAGGTGCGCATCTCCATCGAAGGGCACACCGATGCGATCGGTACCGATGCATACAACGAGAAGCTTTCGGTGCGCCGGGCTGAGGCGGTGTTCCGATATCTCGTGAACCGCGGGGTTGCACCGGAACGCATGGAAGTGGTGGGCTACGGCGAGAGCCGGCCGGTTGCCGACAACAGCACTGAGGAAGGTCGGGCGCAAAACCGCCGGGTGGAGCTGCACATCATCAGCCCGGCGGCGCCGCCTGCAGAGCCGGCAGCAGAACCTCCGGCTGAGGTGCCAGCAACTGAAGGAGCGCCAGTGCCAAAGCCTAGCCCGACGCCTCCCGCCGAACCGCCTTCCGCTCCCGCCGAGCCGTCTAGCCCTTGA
- a CDS encoding radical SAM protein codes for MSRFWGRIRKRLNFLLVKAEMKLGRERLWSYPYLLCVDVTNKCNLHCPFCPTGRGEQGGRGRGYMDFDTFRHIIDELGPYAYSVELFNWGEPFFAKDLPAMIAYAEERGVPTIISSNLSFPLENSRVEAIVDAGLSYLTASIDGADQESYQVYRRGGRFDLAITNVKKFIAAKKRTARSKPYITWQYLIFAHNEPHIEKARALAREIGVDHFSAVGGLYEDPAWAPKGKYSFDYLDIRPNRCVWLWEKAVFHWDGGFASCCSGFHKKDDFDSYRPGAFRQMWNNEKFVAARRIWTRPDSPLPAEHFCSDCDKVRLFRGLPLRSGPAKAAAATANVANG; via the coding sequence ATGAGCCGCTTCTGGGGTCGGATCCGCAAGCGTTTGAACTTTCTGCTCGTCAAGGCAGAGATGAAGCTCGGGCGCGAGCGCTTGTGGTCCTACCCGTACCTGCTTTGCGTGGACGTTACCAACAAGTGCAACCTCCATTGCCCGTTTTGCCCGACTGGGCGCGGTGAGCAGGGCGGCCGGGGGCGGGGGTATATGGATTTCGACACCTTCCGGCACATCATCGATGAGCTGGGCCCTTATGCCTACTCGGTAGAGCTCTTTAACTGGGGAGAACCGTTTTTTGCGAAGGATCTGCCGGCGATGATTGCCTACGCGGAGGAGCGTGGTGTGCCCACGATTATCTCGAGTAACTTGAGCTTCCCCTTGGAGAACAGCCGGGTAGAGGCGATCGTCGATGCGGGCTTGTCGTATCTCACGGCTTCCATCGATGGGGCAGATCAGGAGAGCTACCAAGTGTATCGGCGCGGTGGCCGGTTCGATCTGGCCATCACTAACGTGAAAAAGTTCATTGCGGCAAAAAAACGAACTGCACGCTCGAAGCCATATATCACCTGGCAGTATCTGATCTTCGCCCACAACGAACCCCACATTGAGAAAGCGCGGGCCCTCGCTCGGGAAATCGGCGTCGACCACTTCTCTGCCGTCGGGGGCCTTTACGAGGACCCTGCCTGGGCACCAAAGGGAAAATACTCTTTTGACTACCTCGACATTCGCCCGAACCGCTGCGTGTGGCTGTGGGAGAAAGCCGTCTTCCACTGGGATGGCGGGTTTGCCTCCTGCTGTTCCGGTTTCCACAAGAAAGACGACTTCGACTCGTACCGCCCAGGTGCCTTTCGCCAAATGTGGAATAACGAGAAGTTCGTCGCGGCGCGGCGCATCTGGACACGCCCAGACTCCCCTTTGCCGGCAGAGCATTTTTGCTCCGACTGCGATAAAGTCCGCCTGTTTCGCGGCCTCCCGCTGCGCAGTGGCCCGGCAAAAGCTGCCGCAGCCACGGCGAATGTGGCAAACGGCTGA
- the wecB gene encoding UDP-N-acetylglucosamine 2-epimerase (non-hydrolyzing), whose protein sequence is MSKPNLPSVGGKVLLVFGTRPEAIKLAPVIEALRGRVDLRVCVTAQHRTMLDQVLSVFRIVPDIDLDLMKPDQDLYELTAAATRALKPVMQSERPQLVVVQGDTTTTFAAALAAFYAQIAVAHVEAGLRTYDKRRPFPEEINRRLTTALADWHFAPTPWARANLLREGVQEERIFVTGNTGVDALLGVARRLDRGELAAGLPEELIHRLTGSKVVLVTGHRRESFGEGFERICRALRELVEREPEVVVVYPVHLNPHVREPVFRWLGNHPRIVLLEPLEYVPFVALMRRADVILTDSGGIQEEAPSLPKPVLVMREKTERPEGVEAGVARLVGTDPQQIVASVQDLLHDAAAYGAMTARRNPYGDGHAAARIAHLIEQILSGVPTPVLKG, encoded by the coding sequence ATGTCGAAGCCGAACCTGCCGAGTGTAGGCGGCAAGGTTTTGCTCGTCTTTGGTACGCGGCCGGAAGCCATTAAGCTTGCTCCGGTGATCGAGGCGCTGCGCGGGCGGGTGGACTTACGCGTGTGTGTCACCGCACAGCATCGCACGATGTTGGATCAGGTACTCTCCGTATTCCGCATCGTCCCGGATATCGACCTTGACCTGATGAAACCGGATCAAGACTTGTACGAACTCACCGCTGCTGCCACGCGGGCCTTAAAACCGGTGATGCAGTCGGAACGGCCGCAACTGGTCGTGGTGCAAGGAGACACCACAACGACCTTTGCAGCAGCACTCGCAGCCTTTTACGCGCAGATAGCGGTGGCTCACGTAGAGGCAGGACTGCGCACCTATGACAAACGCCGGCCGTTCCCCGAAGAGATCAATCGGCGCCTCACCACTGCCTTGGCCGATTGGCATTTCGCTCCCACGCCGTGGGCGCGCGCCAACTTACTGCGGGAAGGCGTGCAGGAAGAGCGGATCTTCGTCACCGGTAACACGGGGGTCGATGCGCTTCTGGGCGTGGCCCGACGGTTGGACCGGGGTGAACTCGCCGCCGGACTACCGGAAGAACTCATCCACCGCCTTACTGGATCCAAGGTCGTTCTGGTCACGGGGCATCGGCGCGAAAGCTTTGGCGAAGGTTTCGAACGGATCTGCCGCGCGCTGCGTGAGCTGGTGGAACGCGAGCCTGAAGTGGTCGTCGTGTACCCCGTGCATTTGAACCCCCACGTGCGGGAACCCGTGTTCCGCTGGCTCGGAAACCATCCCCGAATCGTGCTGCTCGAGCCGCTCGAATACGTGCCGTTTGTCGCCTTAATGCGGCGGGCCGATGTGATCCTCACTGACTCAGGCGGAATTCAAGAAGAGGCGCCGTCGCTGCCGAAGCCGGTGTTGGTCATGCGCGAGAAAACCGAGCGACCTGAGGGAGTGGAAGCTGGTGTGGCTCGCCTAGTTGGCACCGACCCCCAGCAAATCGTCGCTTCGGTGCAGGATCTCCTTCACGACGCGGCTGCGTACGGAGCGATGACGGCGCGCAGGAACCCGTACGGCGACGGCCATGCCGCAGCGCGGATTGCGCACCTGATCGAGCAAATTTTGTCCGGCGTGCCTACGCCCGTGCTCAAGGGCTAG
- a CDS encoding SDR family oxidoreductase — MSLLQGRVAVVTGASSGIGAAVAEALAQEGVQVVVGARRVEGLQRVCDRIREQGGEGVWVQTDLRDEIAVERLIATAVDRFGDLHILVNNAGVGTVRSIAEGRTEEWRMMVETNILGTLFACRAALRHMLPKGRGDVVNVTSAAAYEAWPYLSVYAATKAAVHCLSQGLRAEVAERGIRVMTIEVHNIGGTDFASGFDPTVAREAIPTWERLGLLRRSSGMLQASDAARAIVFQLAQPDPASVHHLTLRSRAN, encoded by the coding sequence ATGTCTCTGTTGCAGGGCCGCGTGGCAGTCGTTACCGGCGCTTCCAGCGGGATTGGAGCCGCGGTTGCTGAGGCACTGGCTCAGGAAGGAGTGCAGGTGGTGGTGGGGGCGCGCCGAGTCGAGGGGCTGCAGCGTGTGTGCGATCGCATCCGCGAGCAGGGCGGTGAGGGCGTGTGGGTCCAGACGGATTTGCGCGACGAGATCGCCGTGGAGCGGCTGATTGCTACCGCTGTCGATCGCTTCGGCGACCTGCATATCTTGGTCAACAATGCCGGCGTAGGAACCGTGCGTTCCATCGCGGAGGGGCGCACGGAGGAGTGGCGCATGATGGTGGAAACGAACATCTTGGGCACCCTGTTCGCCTGCCGCGCAGCGCTCCGCCACATGCTACCGAAAGGGCGCGGCGACGTTGTGAATGTAACTTCGGCGGCCGCTTACGAAGCCTGGCCATACTTATCGGTTTACGCCGCTACCAAGGCGGCCGTCCATTGCCTGTCCCAAGGCTTGCGTGCCGAGGTGGCCGAGCGAGGAATCCGCGTCATGACCATCGAAGTGCACAATATCGGCGGAACCGACTTCGCATCTGGCTTCGATCCGACCGTGGCCCGAGAGGCGATTCCCACTTGGGAGAGGCTCGGCCTGCTGCGGCGCTCCAGCGGAATGTTGCAGGCATCCGACGCCGCCCGGGCGATCGTGTTCCAACTCGCGCAACCCGATCCGGCCAGCGTGCACCATTTAACCCTGCGTTCCCGCGCCAACTGA
- a CDS encoding hydrogen peroxide-inducible genes activator: protein MAIVFFRFCPLAKTMDLTAVTLTELRYLVALADTGHFGRAAAKCFVTQPTLSTQLKKLENNLGVQLVERDPRCARLTAVGHQVVAHARVILEHVQAIGDVARGQSDPLSGEFHLGVIPTLGPYLLPQLLGPLQKKLPQLRLAVVEQLTAALVDELLAHRLDAALLALPVEEEGLEALELFEEPFWVLAPRRHPLARRKTVSEDELEHQPVLLLAEGHCLREQTLAVCGKSQPEATADFRASSLETLRHLVSAGYGCTLIPELAVPRLRDPGTVVRPLIGEHAFRRIGIVWRRSYPRAEAVVTLGHFIREQALRGGMGSMRSSAAPQPEAAPAAKQAR, encoded by the coding sequence ATGGCAATTGTTTTCTTTAGATTTTGCCCATTGGCAAAAACTATGGATTTGACCGCCGTCACCCTTACCGAACTCCGCTACCTTGTTGCCCTCGCCGATACGGGCCACTTTGGGAGGGCGGCCGCGAAGTGCTTCGTCACGCAGCCCACGCTGAGCACGCAGCTCAAAAAGCTCGAGAACAATCTGGGCGTGCAACTGGTCGAGCGCGACCCGCGATGCGCCCGCCTTACGGCAGTGGGTCACCAGGTAGTGGCGCATGCTCGTGTGATTTTGGAGCACGTGCAGGCGATTGGCGACGTTGCGCGTGGGCAGAGCGATCCCCTATCGGGGGAGTTTCACCTCGGGGTCATCCCCACACTCGGTCCGTACCTGCTCCCTCAGCTCTTAGGGCCGCTACAAAAGAAACTCCCTCAGCTTCGCCTTGCAGTCGTCGAGCAACTCACCGCCGCGCTTGTCGACGAGTTGCTCGCCCACCGGCTCGATGCTGCACTGCTTGCCTTGCCGGTAGAGGAAGAAGGCTTGGAGGCGTTAGAACTGTTCGAGGAGCCGTTTTGGGTCCTGGCCCCCCGGCGGCACCCGCTGGCGCGGCGCAAAACGGTTTCTGAAGACGAGCTAGAACACCAACCAGTGTTGCTTTTGGCCGAGGGGCACTGCTTGCGAGAACAAACGCTGGCGGTGTGCGGAAAGAGCCAGCCAGAGGCGACCGCGGACTTCCGCGCCTCAAGCCTCGAGACTCTGCGCCATTTGGTCAGCGCTGGCTACGGGTGCACATTGATCCCGGAGCTTGCAGTTCCCCGGCTGCGGGATCCGGGCACCGTGGTACGGCCGCTCATTGGGGAGCATGCATTCCGGAGAATTGGCATCGTGTGGCGGCGGAGTTACCCGCGCGCAGAGGCCGTTGTGACGCTCGGTCACTTCATTCGCGAGCAAGCGCTGCGTGGGGGCATGGGTTCGATGCGGAGCAGCGCAGCCCCGCAGCCCGAGGCAGCACCCGCCGCCAAGCAAGCGCGTTAG
- a CDS encoding transglycosylase SLT domain-containing protein: MPWSNYRSVWFPFVVGNVAAGALAWVLWPRLLLTRNPPVPDDFRQPRELSRGGPSAAGAAPRWVIGLDGWQIAVEGAELALLPPSAFRGEQRQHQEQWVDPGLSPYDQWIVSYAHSAGLDWELIAAIIAEESGFDAGAVSERGAVGLMQVRPVAAAQVGEAEFADPESNIRTGVRYLVHLNELFADVVTAERLPFVLAAYNMGPAHVRDAQELARRLGFDPRRWQGHVARVLPLLEEEPFYRTLPAGYAQGRRVLEYVARVLARYDELVRSGKGQGLPAGLGHAG; encoded by the coding sequence GTGCCGTGGTCGAACTACCGCTCCGTTTGGTTTCCATTTGTCGTGGGGAACGTGGCTGCCGGGGCGCTCGCTTGGGTGCTATGGCCCCGGTTGCTGCTCACACGAAATCCGCCTGTTCCTGACGACTTTAGGCAGCCTCGGGAGCTCAGTCGCGGGGGCCCGTCGGCAGCGGGCGCTGCGCCGCGCTGGGTCATCGGTCTGGACGGCTGGCAGATCGCGGTTGAGGGTGCCGAGCTTGCGCTGCTTCCCCCGAGCGCGTTCCGCGGTGAGCAGCGCCAGCACCAGGAGCAGTGGGTCGATCCAGGACTATCCCCCTACGACCAGTGGATCGTTTCCTATGCCCACTCGGCCGGACTGGACTGGGAGCTCATTGCCGCCATCATTGCAGAGGAATCTGGTTTTGACGCTGGTGCTGTAAGCGAGCGCGGAGCCGTCGGGCTCATGCAAGTGCGGCCGGTAGCAGCAGCGCAGGTGGGTGAAGCCGAATTTGCGGACCCCGAAAGCAACATCCGAACAGGGGTGCGTTACTTAGTGCATCTCAACGAATTGTTTGCCGACGTCGTAACGGCCGAGCGGCTGCCCTTTGTCCTAGCGGCCTACAACATGGGTCCGGCCCATGTGCGGGACGCGCAAGAGTTGGCTCGCCGGCTCGGCTTCGACCCCCGCCGTTGGCAAGGGCACGTCGCCCGGGTGTTGCCTTTGCTTGAAGAGGAACCGTTTTACCGGACGCTGCCCGCCGGCTACGCGCAAGGGCGCAGGGTTCTCGAGTACGTTGCTCGAGTGCTCGCACGCTACGACGAACTCGTTAGGAGCGGCAAGGGCCAAGGATTGCCCGCGGGCCTGGGTCACGCTGGCTAA
- the cysC gene encoding adenylyl-sulfate kinase, translating into MGNLKSKHVVWHAGMVTKEDREAIVGHKACTIWLTGLPASGKSTIAVALEKALWDRGVHAFVLDGDNIRHGLNRDLGFSPKDREENIRRIGEVAKLFTTAGVINITAFISPYRADRDRVRALMKPGEFIEVYVSCPVEVCEQRDPKGHYKKARAGEIAEFTGVSAPYEPPLAPELVLHTDRQSEEECVATLLRYLEDHGYIPRAS; encoded by the coding sequence ATGGGGAATCTTAAATCGAAGCACGTTGTCTGGCACGCGGGGATGGTCACCAAAGAAGACCGCGAGGCCATCGTCGGCCATAAAGCCTGCACCATTTGGCTGACCGGACTACCGGCATCCGGAAAGTCGACCATCGCGGTGGCCCTGGAAAAGGCCCTTTGGGATCGCGGCGTCCATGCCTTCGTGCTCGACGGCGACAACATCCGCCACGGGTTAAATCGCGACCTCGGCTTTTCCCCGAAAGATCGCGAGGAAAATATCCGCCGCATTGGGGAGGTTGCCAAGCTGTTTACAACTGCCGGGGTGATCAACATTACGGCGTTCATCTCCCCCTATCGCGCGGATCGTGACCGCGTGCGAGCACTGATGAAGCCGGGCGAGTTCATTGAAGTGTACGTGAGCTGCCCCGTGGAAGTTTGCGAGCAGCGCGACCCGAAAGGTCACTACAAAAAAGCCCGCGCGGGCGAGATCGCCGAGTTCACCGGCGTGTCCGCCCCATACGAACCCCCGCTCGCCCCGGAGCTGGTCTTGCACACCGACCGCCAGTCCGAGGAGGAGTGCGTAGCCACGCTGCTCCGTTACCTCGAAGACCACGGCTATATTCCCCGCGCTAGCTAG
- a CDS encoding phosphoadenylyl-sulfate reductase — translation MALDIQKIPALAAQYADKDPREILKLALQEYPGAIAISFSGAEDVVLVDMASKIGGNFKVFSLDTGRLHPETYRFLEKVREHYGIPIEVYFPQPEAVEKLVREKGLFSFYKDGHKECCGIRKVEPLVRALKPLQAWITGQRRDQSPGTRADVPVVQVDPTFGSPERPLVKFNPLANWTSKQVWAYINEHRVPYNELHNRGFISIGCEPCTRPTNPGEHERAGRWWWEEETQKECGLHAGNVR, via the coding sequence ATGGCGCTCGATATTCAAAAGATTCCAGCGTTAGCCGCGCAGTATGCAGACAAGGATCCCCGGGAGATCTTGAAGCTTGCGTTACAAGAGTACCCCGGTGCAATTGCGATTTCGTTTAGCGGTGCTGAGGATGTCGTCCTCGTGGACATGGCGAGCAAAATTGGTGGCAACTTCAAAGTGTTCTCGCTGGACACTGGCCGCTTGCACCCGGAAACGTATCGCTTTCTCGAAAAGGTACGCGAGCACTACGGAATTCCGATCGAGGTGTACTTCCCCCAACCCGAAGCGGTGGAAAAGCTCGTGCGCGAGAAAGGGCTCTTCTCGTTTTATAAGGATGGGCACAAGGAGTGCTGTGGGATCCGCAAAGTGGAACCCCTCGTTCGCGCCTTGAAGCCACTGCAAGCTTGGATCACCGGCCAGCGTCGCGACCAAAGCCCGGGCACCCGCGCGGATGTTCCTGTGGTACAGGTGGATCCCACCTTCGGGTCGCCAGAGCGACCGTTGGTGAAGTTCAATCCTCTTGCGAACTGGACCTCGAAGCAAGTGTGGGCATACATCAACGAACATCGAGTTCCATATAACGAGCTCCACAACCGGGGCTTCATTTCGATCGGCTGCGAGCCATGTACGCGACCCACGAACCCAGGAGAACACGAAAGAGCCGGGCGCTGGTGGTGGGAAGAAGAGACGCAAAAAGAGTGTGGGTTGCACGCCGGCAACGTGCGGTAA
- a CDS encoding sulfatase-like hydrolase/transferase, producing MRGLWSAAGLGAILTVAAASGWLVARAAQKPSVVLVSLGAVRADVLQPWAPAAAVAGDGPVAPTLAHLCDVGICFTQAYSNAPYARAAAATALTGGLAAEHGVRGPLDRLASARPQLAELFATSGYDTGAVAGSYEVDRVFGFRGFSQFDDRFYQPIVDSARDPLPIPSLVFHDWSFALSSRLSKLTANARKPDSTTTDSALAFLAMHRQRPFFLWVHYFGASPLGSLEGQVVLPPERYAERVRQLDRELKRLVEGLVELDLDRRVWLFVYGDAGFALFEHGEHGVAASLYESSVRVPLVVVPPREQLPTRGRRRVDTPVSLLDLAPTITEVVELPVQVAWPVGGFARLLQSPTASLDADRPIPLENYAPRAIPGTGVRARENLEEKEAGGMERMRGVRRQGWKYLVTESLAPFAARVAEFPPATGRNDKKREELYDLRSDPMERNNLASQETKVCAELNRLLPAVPSERLP from the coding sequence ATGCGGGGGTTGTGGAGTGCAGCCGGCCTTGGGGCCATTCTGACGGTTGCCGCCGCCTCTGGCTGGCTCGTGGCTCGAGCCGCGCAAAAACCGAGTGTGGTCCTGGTCTCCTTGGGGGCGGTTCGTGCGGATGTTCTGCAACCATGGGCGCCGGCTGCGGCTGTAGCCGGAGACGGTCCCGTTGCTCCGACGCTGGCGCACCTGTGCGACGTGGGGATTTGCTTCACCCAAGCTTACAGCAACGCACCGTACGCGCGCGCAGCGGCTGCGACCGCGCTTACTGGTGGCCTGGCTGCGGAGCATGGTGTTCGTGGGCCGCTGGACCGCCTGGCGTCTGCGCGGCCACAACTTGCCGAGCTGTTTGCCACCAGCGGTTACGACACGGGCGCCGTTGCCGGAAGTTACGAGGTCGACCGGGTGTTCGGCTTCCGCGGCTTCTCGCAGTTCGACGACCGCTTTTACCAGCCCATCGTGGACTCCGCGCGGGACCCGCTACCGATCCCGTCGCTGGTCTTTCACGATTGGAGCTTCGCCCTCAGTTCACGGCTTTCCAAACTCACGGCCAACGCGCGAAAGCCAGATTCTACAACCACGGACTCCGCTTTGGCCTTCCTGGCAATGCATCGGCAACGCCCCTTTTTCCTCTGGGTTCACTACTTCGGCGCCAGTCCCTTGGGCTCCTTGGAGGGGCAGGTGGTTCTCCCCCCCGAGCGGTATGCGGAGCGCGTGCGGCAACTCGATCGAGAGCTGAAACGCTTGGTCGAGGGCTTGGTGGAGTTGGACCTAGACCGCCGCGTTTGGCTATTTGTGTACGGCGATGCGGGTTTTGCCTTGTTCGAACACGGAGAGCACGGGGTGGCCGCGAGTCTTTACGAGTCCTCGGTGCGCGTGCCGTTGGTTGTCGTTCCCCCGCGAGAGCAGCTCCCCACCCGCGGCAGGCGGCGTGTGGACACGCCAGTGTCCTTGTTGGACTTGGCACCGACGATAACGGAAGTGGTGGAGTTGCCAGTGCAGGTTGCTTGGCCCGTGGGTGGGTTTGCCCGCTTGCTCCAATCACCGACCGCAAGCCTAGACGCTGACCGGCCCATTCCGCTTGAGAATTATGCGCCGCGAGCCATTCCTGGAACCGGAGTTCGAGCGAGGGAAAACCTGGAGGAAAAGGAGGCAGGAGGGATGGAGCGCATGCGCGGTGTGAGGCGTCAAGGTTGGAAGTACTTGGTTACAGAAAGCCTCGCACCATTTGCTGCGCGGGTTGCGGAGTTTCCACCCGCGACCGGGCGGAACGATAAGAAACGGGAAGAGCTCTACGATCTGCGCAGCGACCCAATGGAACGGAACAACCTTGCGAGCCAAGAGACCAAGGTTTGTGCTGAACTCAACCGCCTGCTCCCCGCGGTGCCGTCCGAGAGGTTACCCTGA
- a CDS encoding DNA starvation/stationary phase protection protein, producing MKLNIGLSDAQREAVCKILSALLADEFVLYTKARNYHWNVVGPQFHDLHKLFEEEYEELDDIVDEVAERIRALGGVAPGTLEEFRKATRLREEPGKVPPARDMVRQLAEDHEAIIRQLRQDIPTTQDQHGDAGTADFLTGLMERHEKRAWMLRATASEA from the coding sequence ATGAAGTTGAACATTGGCTTGAGCGACGCCCAGCGGGAAGCGGTGTGCAAGATCTTGTCTGCGCTTCTGGCCGACGAGTTTGTGTTGTACACCAAGGCGCGCAACTACCACTGGAACGTCGTCGGCCCGCAGTTTCACGATCTGCACAAACTCTTCGAAGAGGAATACGAAGAGCTGGACGATATCGTGGACGAGGTTGCTGAGCGGATCCGAGCCCTCGGTGGAGTGGCTCCCGGCACCTTGGAGGAGTTCCGCAAGGCCACGCGGTTGCGAGAGGAACCGGGAAAGGTTCCGCCCGCCCGTGACATGGTGCGCCAACTGGCCGAGGATCATGAGGCAATTATCCGTCAGCTCCGGCAGGACATTCCTACTACCCAAGACCAGCACGGGGACGCCGGCACTGCGGACTTCCTGACCGGCCTGATGGAGCGCCACGAGAAGCGCGCGTGGATGCTGCGGGCCACCGCCTCCGAGGCGTAA
- a CDS encoding riboflavin synthase — protein sequence MFTGIIEEVGEVLENTGGRLRIRAEQILSDTKLGDSIAVNGVDLTVAELEQTWFAADVMPETLRRSNLGTLQEGDPVNLERSLRPTDRLSGHIVRGVVEGVATIDSFTPEGAAVIARFRTPPELLRYMVVKGPVAVDGASLTIIDKTAETFAVSLVQYTQQHTNLLRKRPGDTVNIETDIIARYVEALLAPTQSAK from the coding sequence ATGTTTACCGGTATCATCGAGGAGGTCGGCGAAGTTCTAGAAAACACGGGGGGCAGGCTTCGCATCCGCGCCGAGCAGATTCTCAGCGACACCAAGCTGGGGGATTCCATTGCGGTCAATGGAGTAGACCTTACGGTGGCCGAATTGGAGCAAACGTGGTTCGCTGCCGATGTTATGCCCGAGACCTTGCGCCGTTCCAACCTCGGCACGCTGCAGGAAGGAGACCCTGTGAACTTGGAGCGGTCGTTGCGCCCCACCGACCGCTTAAGTGGGCACATCGTCCGGGGCGTTGTCGAGGGTGTGGCAACCATCGATTCGTTCACGCCCGAGGGAGCAGCGGTGATTGCTCGTTTTCGAACCCCACCGGAGCTGCTGCGCTACATGGTGGTGAAAGGCCCGGTAGCGGTGGACGGGGCCAGCCTGACCATTATCGACAAAACGGCAGAGACGTTCGCCGTGTCACTCGTGCAATACACCCAACAGCACACCAACTTGCTGCGCAAGCGCCCTGGGGACACGGTGAACATCGAAACCGACATTATCGCCCGCTACGTGGAAGCCTTGCTGGCACCTACGCAGTCGGCCAAGTAG